The Streptomyces clavuligerus genome includes a region encoding these proteins:
- a CDS encoding MFS transporter: MSPSSTAPSPAPSYAAVLRTRYACRTFGAALLGRLSYGMVSLSLMLAAKEATDSYAVAGTVVALFALTSVFLSPTRAGLVDRYGPRRALLPMAACYALLLAGLAFATSWPGGSGILLGILAVPAGACTPPLGPVMRTVWSDLLPDRRLLQRAYSLDAVAEELLFVAGPLLVGLLMHIASPSAGLAVSAALVGTGSLALVMSPAVHGWAGRQRDSAAAAPSGGSVPGGRPGTPLRRLSRGGPGLRQAIVVSAAVGTALGAFELLAIAVADEHGTPGSVAWILAALSGGSAIGGLVYGAVAWRASSRLRLAVLAAALGLVLAAAGLFPHPAVLVVWAAIGGLFIAPALTTAYLIADECADPASRTRAGAWVNTALNAGSAGATAVTGLLLGHVPVPVCFALAAAPAVLSAATALYRPRRPVPVPVGR; the protein is encoded by the coding sequence ATGTCCCCGTCTTCCACGGCACCTTCCCCTGCCCCCTCGTACGCGGCCGTGCTGCGCACCCGCTACGCCTGCCGCACCTTCGGCGCGGCGCTGCTGGGCAGGCTCTCCTACGGAATGGTCTCGCTGTCGCTGATGCTGGCGGCCAAGGAGGCCACCGACTCCTATGCCGTAGCCGGTACCGTCGTGGCGCTGTTCGCCCTGACCAGTGTCTTCCTCTCACCGACCCGGGCCGGTCTCGTCGACCGGTACGGGCCGCGCCGGGCCCTGCTCCCCATGGCCGCCTGCTATGCGCTGCTGCTGGCCGGGCTGGCCTTCGCGACCTCGTGGCCGGGCGGCTCGGGAATCCTGCTGGGCATCCTGGCGGTGCCCGCGGGCGCGTGCACGCCGCCGCTCGGCCCGGTGATGCGGACCGTCTGGAGCGACCTCCTGCCCGACCGGCGGCTCCTCCAGCGCGCCTACAGTCTGGACGCGGTCGCCGAGGAACTCCTCTTTGTCGCAGGTCCGTTGCTGGTGGGGCTGCTGATGCACATCGCGTCACCGTCGGCCGGGCTCGCCGTGAGCGCCGCGCTCGTCGGGACCGGCTCGCTCGCCCTGGTCATGTCCCCGGCGGTGCACGGCTGGGCCGGCCGGCAGCGGGATTCCGCCGCAGCGGCCCCGTCCGGGGGGTCCGTCCCCGGCGGGCGACCCGGCACGCCGCTCCGACGGCTGTCGCGAGGCGGCCCCGGTCTGCGGCAGGCGATCGTCGTCTCGGCCGCGGTGGGCACGGCTCTGGGAGCGTTCGAACTCCTGGCGATCGCCGTCGCCGACGAACACGGGACCCCGGGGTCGGTGGCCTGGATCTTGGCCGCGCTCTCCGGCGGCAGCGCGATCGGCGGCCTGGTCTACGGCGCCGTCGCCTGGCGTGCCTCCAGCAGGCTGCGGCTGGCGGTCCTCGCGGCGGCCCTGGGGCTGGTCCTGGCCGCGGCCGGGCTCTTCCCCCATCCCGCCGTGCTCGTCGTGTGGGCGGCGATCGGCGGACTCTTCATCGCCCCGGCCCTCACCACCGCCTATCTCATCGCCGACGAATGCGCCGACCCGGCCTCCCGCACCCGGGCGGGCGCATGGGTCAACACCGCTCTCAACGCCGGTTCGGCGGGGGCGACCGCCGTCACCGGGCTCCTGCTGGGCCATGTCCCGGTGCCCGTGTGCTTCGCGCTGGCCGCCGCCCCGGCCGTGCTGTCCGCGGCGACGGCCCTGTACCGGCCCCGGCGGCCCGTCCCCGTGCCCGTCGGCCGCTGA
- a CDS encoding SDR family NAD(P)-dependent oxidoreductase codes for MTEPKQSQRQPIERTGTGTETRAGTETASRAETMTGAETGAGGVPLPYLSPRAPGEATALLHCRTGERTSYARLTALVDRAARALADRGIGPGQTVALLLGNGVPFAAAYHGALRAGATVLPLDPLAPPAEWERLIRTAHARSLVTTRDAWDALRPLPGARALRHTLLTDTGAGLEEPDTGPEPEPGDGPGPELGPEPETEPEPEPEPGPESTPQGVPEHFPIPDPTATAVLLSSSGTSGPPKLIRLTHGNLSVNLAQIHARQRLTPDDVIVAAAPWRHIFGMQMALNHSLRSGATLAFTGARFSLEELLHAVERHRITVAFLAPPTVRLLAQDPAVDRYDLSSLRIILSGGAPLAPEIADACARRTGAVVRQGFGMTELGCAFLVPDGAEDPPPGSVGLPLPGTDVRISDPETGAELPPGTEGELWLRGPQISPGPAGDGTAPAPALTDGEGWLHTGDLARVDARGYCFVTGRLKELIKYKGHSVAPAESEAVLLTHPAVADAAVVGVPDPDCGELPKAYVVLRPESGIPRPLPDPPPGSPLPSPLASLLDSLLAHVAERVPPQRRIRAIETVRELPRNATGKLLRRELTARAAATARGALHGRTALVTGASRGLGLLFAEALAAAGADVVITGRDGRTLAGAAERVARAAPDDRTRVRAIPMDVRDPAAVRRAVEEATGALGPIGVLVNNAGVTGPRGPLWEVGGEEWWDAQETNVRGVVNACRAVVPGMIAAGAGARIVNVVSVAGQQGWAHASAYSVSKSAGIRLTECLAAELEPHGIAAFSFHPGLVDSGMTADHLRRHPTGDHWEDLIGEWLHTAYENGRFTPAEDAARALVRLVSGPADALSGRYVTTESVLADPPRRADGGG; via the coding sequence CCGGAACGGAGACCGCGAGCAGGGCGGAGACCATGACCGGGGCGGAGACCGGGGCCGGAGGGGTCCCCCTCCCCTATCTCTCCCCCCGTGCGCCCGGGGAGGCCACGGCCCTGCTGCACTGCCGCACCGGCGAGCGGACCTCGTACGCCCGCCTCACCGCACTCGTCGACCGCGCCGCCCGTGCCCTCGCGGACCGGGGGATCGGCCCCGGGCAGACCGTGGCCCTGCTCCTCGGCAACGGTGTCCCCTTCGCCGCCGCCTACCACGGGGCCCTGCGCGCCGGGGCGACCGTCCTGCCCCTGGACCCGCTGGCTCCCCCGGCGGAATGGGAGCGTCTGATCCGGACCGCCCACGCCCGGTCGCTGGTCACGACCCGGGACGCCTGGGACGCCCTGCGGCCCCTGCCCGGCGCCCGCGCGCTGCGCCACACCCTCCTCACCGACACCGGAGCCGGGCTCGAAGAGCCGGACACCGGGCCGGAGCCGGAGCCGGGCGACGGCCCCGGACCCGAGCTGGGACCCGAGCCGGAAACGGAACCAGAACCGGAACCGGAACCAGGTCCGGAGAGCACGCCGCAAGGCGTCCCGGAGCACTTCCCCATACCCGACCCGACCGCGACCGCCGTCCTCCTCTCCTCCAGCGGTACGAGCGGACCGCCCAAGCTGATCCGGCTCACCCACGGCAACCTGTCCGTCAACCTCGCGCAGATCCACGCGCGCCAGCGCCTCACCCCTGACGACGTGATCGTGGCCGCCGCCCCCTGGCGGCACATCTTCGGCATGCAGATGGCGCTCAACCACTCCCTGCGCTCCGGCGCCACGCTGGCCTTCACCGGAGCGCGGTTCTCCCTGGAGGAGCTGCTGCACGCGGTGGAACGGCACCGGATCACCGTCGCCTTCCTGGCCCCGCCGACCGTACGGCTGCTCGCCCAGGACCCGGCCGTCGACCGGTACGACCTCTCCTCCCTGCGGATCATCCTCTCCGGGGGCGCGCCCCTGGCACCGGAGATCGCGGACGCCTGCGCCCGCCGGACCGGCGCCGTGGTCCGCCAGGGGTTCGGCATGACCGAGCTGGGCTGCGCCTTCCTGGTACCCGATGGGGCCGAGGACCCGCCGCCGGGGTCCGTGGGCCTCCCGCTTCCCGGTACCGACGTCCGGATCTCCGACCCGGAGACCGGAGCGGAACTCCCCCCGGGCACGGAGGGCGAACTGTGGCTGCGCGGACCGCAGATCAGCCCCGGCCCCGCCGGTGACGGCACGGCACCGGCCCCGGCCCTGACCGACGGCGAGGGCTGGCTGCACACCGGCGACCTGGCCCGCGTCGACGCCCGCGGCTACTGCTTCGTCACCGGTCGGCTCAAGGAACTCATCAAGTACAAGGGGCACTCGGTCGCCCCGGCCGAGTCGGAGGCGGTCCTGCTCACCCATCCGGCCGTCGCCGACGCGGCGGTGGTCGGTGTCCCGGACCCCGACTGCGGCGAGCTGCCGAAGGCGTATGTCGTCCTGCGCCCGGAGAGCGGGATACCCCGGCCGCTGCCCGACCCGCCGCCCGGCTCCCCTCTCCCTTCCCCTCTCGCCTCCCTGCTCGACTCCCTGCTGGCACACGTCGCCGAGCGGGTCCCGCCGCAGCGCAGGATCCGTGCGATCGAGACCGTACGGGAACTGCCGCGCAACGCGACGGGCAAGCTGCTGCGGCGGGAGCTGACGGCGCGGGCCGCCGCCACGGCCCGCGGGGCGCTGCACGGCCGTACCGCGCTGGTCACCGGTGCGAGCCGGGGTCTCGGGCTGCTCTTCGCCGAGGCGCTCGCCGCCGCCGGGGCCGATGTCGTGATCACCGGCCGGGACGGCAGGACGCTCGCCGGGGCGGCGGAACGGGTCGCTCGCGCGGCCCCCGACGACCGCACCCGGGTGCGCGCGATCCCCATGGACGTCCGCGACCCCGCCGCCGTCCGGCGGGCCGTCGAAGAGGCGACCGGGGCGCTGGGACCCATCGGCGTCCTGGTGAACAACGCCGGGGTCACCGGGCCGAGGGGCCCGCTGTGGGAGGTCGGAGGAGAGGAGTGGTGGGACGCCCAGGAGACCAACGTCCGGGGCGTCGTGAACGCCTGCCGGGCCGTCGTCCCCGGCATGATCGCCGCCGGGGCCGGGGCCCGGATCGTCAACGTCGTCAGCGTCGCGGGGCAGCAGGGCTGGGCCCATGCCTCCGCCTACTCCGTCTCCAAGAGCGCCGGTATCCGGCTGACGGAGTGTCTGGCCGCCGAACTCGAACCGCACGGGATCGCCGCGTTCTCCTTCCACCCGGGGCTGGTCGACAGCGGGATGACCGCCGACCATCTGCGGCGGCACCCGACCGGCGACCACTGGGAGGACCTGATCGGCGAGTGGCTGCACACCGCGTACGAGAACGGCCGCTTCACCCCCGCCGAGGACGCGGCACGGGCTCTGGTCCGGCTGGTCTCGGGGCCCGCGGACGCCCTCTCCGGACGCTATGTCACCACCGAGTCCGTCCTCGCCGATCCACCGCGCCGGGCGGACGGCGGAGGGTGA